GGCCGTAGCACTGACCGGACGAGCAGTCGAGCTGCACCGGAGCAGGGACGTCCAATGCACCGGCCTGACCGGTGCGCTCGCCGCACACGCGATGGCGTTGGCCTTCGCGGGTGAGTCCGACCGGGCGGTTGCCGCCGCCGAGGAATGCCGGGCGGTGTGCGAGCAGTACGGCGAACGGTGGATGCGGTCCTACGCCGACTACATGCGTACCCTGGCGGAACTGGGCCGGGGCGAGCCAGCCACCGCGGAGTACTACGCCCGCGAGGCATTGCGGTTCAAACGCCAGCTGGGAGACAGCCTCGGTATCGCCTACGCCCTCGACGCGCTCGCCTTGGCCGCCGCGGCGGGCCAGGCCGAGCGTTCCGCCCAACTGCTGGGCATCGCCGACCGACTCTGGCGCACCATCGGCACCCCCCAGGCCGGGTCTCGTGACCTGCGCGCCGCCCGCGAATCCTGCGAACACCAAGCCCGCGCCGCTCTGGGTGACACGGCCTACCAGGCTGCCTTCGACGCAGGCCAGGCCATGGACCTCGACACCGCCATCGCCTACGCCCTCGACGAAAACCCACCACAACCGACGGAGCCATCACCGCAGTCGGTGAACTGGATGCCGTTGACCCGGCGCGAACGCGAAGTCGCCGGACTCATCGCCCAGGGACTGACCAACCAGCAGATCGCGACCCACCTGGTCATCGCCAAACGCACAGCGGACACCCACGTCGGCCACATCCTCACCAAACTGGGCTTCGACACCCGCGCCCAGATCGCCGCCTGGGTCGCCGCCCAAAGCCCCACCCGTGCCGGCAAAGAATGAGTTCGAATCGACGCCGGATGACAGTTCCTCAGCGATGACGGACCTCGCGTCAGGTTCCCGAGTCCGCGCGCCTGTAGAGGTCGAGTGCGACCTTGCCCATCAGCACCCCGGTCAACAGGTTCGAGCCGACCGTGGAGTTCGTCGACACCAGGTAGCCGGTCCCCTTCGCGTCGTCGAAGCGGGTGTACCACGGACCGCCCGAGCACCCCGGCGTCATGCCGCACGGGATGGTGATCGTGTTGTCGCGGTTGGACGTCCACGTCGGCGACGAGCAGGTGCGCATCGTCGTGCCGTCGAACGGCGGGGCCGAGGGGTAGCCCGGCGAACGGATGCTCTCCGCCCTCGCGTCGAAGGCGATGCCCTGCCCGCCCAGCGCGCCGCGGATCGTCTTCCCGCCCAGCGGGCGCATGCGCAGGAACGCGATGTCGTAGGACCACCCCTCGCCGATGGTGTTGCCGCGCTCGTTCACCTTCGCCTTCTGTTGGAACTGCGTCGGCGCGTACATCATCTCCGCGGTCCACCGGCCGTACGGCGCCTGCCCGTTGGTGTCACCGGGGATGAACAGGACGTTGTCCGCCCAGTCCCCGCCCTTCGTGCCCGAGTAGTCCCAGATGCAGTGCGCCGTCGTCGCCACCAGCAGACCCGACGTCGAGTTCACCACCGATGCCTCGGCAACGGACTCGTCGGGCCGACCGCTCCCGTTGTCGGGTGGATGACCACGCCGGTCGGCTCGTCCCTGAACACGTCGGTGGTCTGCCCCGGCTGCGGCTGGTGCGGTTTGGCGTTGCGCATGCGCTCCGAGGACCAGTAGCCGTTGACCTGCTGCGGACTGCTGGTGAACACCTTGCGGAGGTCGCTCCGCTTGGTGTTGTCCAGTTCTTCCTCGATGTTCCTGGTCGACGGACCCGCCTTCGGCGTGCCGGGACGGGCCACCGTGCACGCGCTGAGCGCGGTGAGGATCGCGGTGCGCAGGTGTCGCATCGACTTCTCCCACGGATCTGCTCGCTGGTGCGGGCGTTCTAGGGGTGTTCGCCGGGTTGCGGGTCGAGCTGGGGCCTGCGTTCTTCGGCTTGCGGAGGGCCTCACAGATTCCTTTGGCTTGCTTGGGAATTCACCGGAGCCGATCACCGAGCCGGCCCTGTTCTGGTGCACCGGATTCGGGTTGCGCGGAAGGGAGGTCGCGCTCGGCGTAGAGGCGGTGCTCCCACTCCTCGTTGAGGACGATCCGCAGGCAGGTCTTGACCGGGAAGCCTTCCAGCTGCGGCCAACCGGGTTCGGTGCGGGTCACCGTCGATGCCAGGCGCTCATCGGTCAACGACTCCATGACGGAACGGACCATGGCCTGGCGCTCGCGCCGCACCGCCAACACCTCGTCGAGCGAAGGACGCGCCTCGCGGTCCCACGGGATGCCGTCCCATCCGGGAGCCTCGTCCCACGGCAGATCCAAGGCGTGCCAAGGGGAAGCGGTGCCGATGACCATCCGGCCAACCCACGCGGCACTGGCGAAGTTGAGGTGCCGCAACGTCTGGATGAAGGACCACTCGCCGTCGACGTTGCGGTGCAGCTCGGCTTCGGGAAGCCGCCGAGCCCGCGCGAGCGTGCCTTCCCACAACCGTTCCAGGATCGCCCACGCCTCGCGGAAACCCCCGGCGTCCTCGGCCCGCATCTTCGCGCGCTCGGGCATGCGGCGGTTCAGCTCCGCCTCCACGAGGGGAGCGATGTCGACGCCGTTCACCACGACGTTGCGCAGCTCGGCGCTGATCTCGACGTCGACCAGCTCGACGCCGCGCATGCGCACGCCGCGGAAGTCGACAGCGCGCAGATCGGCGTCGTTGAGGAACACGTGGTTGAACGCGGCACCCCGGAGGTTGGTGCGCACGAAGCGCGCGCCGGACAGGTCCTGGTCGCGGAACTCGGTCATGCGCAGCACGCTAGAGCCGGTCCCGGACGATCGGCTACCGCGACCACCGATCAAGTCGTCCGCCGCGCTGGAACGAGCCCAGGCCTCCGGGTGCGATGTGCGGTCGGACAAGAACGGCCACCGCTGGAGGTGGGTGATCTGCTGCTCGTGCAGGTCACGCAGCACGGTTTCCGGCACGCCGAAGAATCCCGGTGATGAAGCCAAACGCATCGAGTGACTTGTCCGCGACCACCGGCGCTGAAGGAACAGCTCCTCATGCCCGAGTGGAGTTTCGCCCTCCAGCTCAACCACGTTGCCGGGCGCGGTGGCGCAGGTGGCCCGGGACTTCCGCCTCGTCCCGGACCTGGCCGTCGCCCATCACGCGTTGCGGTCGCTCGGACTGCCTGCGATGTGATGCCCGGCCGCTCTGGCGGCGTGCTCGATCTTCGCGCAGTGGTTCTCCCAGAACGCGTCCTGCGGAGGTCCGTCGAGCTGTTCGCGGAGGATGTCGGCGTGCCCGGCGTGCCGGTTGGTCTCGGTGAGCATGTGCACAAGGACGTTGAACAGCTTCACGTCGGGGCGTGGCCACCACGGCACATGCCCCGGGGCGTCGATGGGCAGAGCGTCGATCGTCGCGTCGGCGTGGTCCCACACCCGCCGGTAGCGGTCGACGATCTCGGCGCGCGTCTCGTGCTCGGTCACCCACAGATCGGTACCACGCGCGGACGTGTCGTCCCACCGGGGCAGGGGCTCGGGGAACGGGCGCCCGAACACCTCGCCGAAGTACCGGGCCTCCCAGGTCGACAGGTGCTTCACCAGGCCGAGCAGGTTGGTCCCGGTACCGGTCAGCGGGCGCCGGGCGTCGTACTCGCCGAGCCCGTCCAGCTTCCCGAGCACCGCCTCCCGGCTCTCCCGTAGCTCGCCGTGCAGGTACTCCTTCGCGAAATCGTCGATCACGGCACCAGTCTGCCCTGGTGAGCCGCCCTGCCGAAGATCTTCGGAAAAAGTCGCGGGGGATGTCGAGAACCCGGAGCCGGCTCCGTCCCGGGTGCGAAAGCGGCCACAATGGGCCGCGACGCACCCAGGGAGATCACCATGGCCAAGTACCTGCTGCTCAAGCACTACCGTGGCGCGCCCGCGGCGGTCAACGACGTGCCGATGGACCAGTGGACGCCGGAGGAGGTCTCGGCCCACGTCCAGTACATGCGGGACTTCGCGGAGCGGCTGGAGGGCACCGGCGAGTTCGTCGACAGCCAGGCGCTGGCCCCGGGGGGCACGTTCGTCCGCTACGACGGCGAGGGGCGCCCGCCGATCACCGACGGCCCGTTCGCCGAAACCAAGGACCTGATCGCCGGCTGGATGGTGATCGACGTGGACAGCCACGACCGCGCGCTGGAGCTGGCGGGCGAGCTGTCCGCGGCCCCCGGCGCGGGTGGGCAGCCGATCCACGAGTGGCTGGAGGTGCGTCCGTTCCTGACGGAGCCTCCGACCATCACGGAGTGACGCGCGGTGGACGACGCCCTGGTGCGGACCCTCACCCCCGCAGTGATCGGCATCCTCGTCCGCCGCGGAGCAGACTTCGCGGCGGCCGAGGACGCCGTGCAGGACGCGCTGGTCGAAGCGGTGCGCACCTGGCCGGATGATCCACCTCGGGACCCCAAGGGCTGGTTGGTCGCCGTGGCCTGGCGCAGGTTCCTCGACGCCGTCCGCTCGGAATCCTCCCGGCGGCGGCGCGAGGAGCTGGTGGACGCCGAGCCCGAGCCGGGCCCGGGCGAGGACGTGGACGACACGCTCCAGCTGTACTTCCTGTGCGCCCACCCCTCGTTGACGCCGTCCTCGGCGGTCGCGTTGACGCTGCGCGCGGTCGGCGGCCTGACCACGCGGCAGATCGCCGAGGCGTACCTGGTGCCCGAGGCGACGATGGCCCAGCGGATCAGCCGGGCCAAACGGACCGTCTCGGGCGTCCGGTTCACCCGGCCCGGCGACGTCGCCACGGTGCTGCGCGTGCTCTACCTGGTCTTCAACGAGGGGTACTCCGGCGACGTCGACCTCGCGGCCGAGGCGATCCGGCTCACTCGGCAGCTGGCGGCGGTGGCCAAGCACGAGGAGGTCGACGGTCTGCTGGCACTCATGCTGCTGCACCACGCCCGGCGCCCGGCCCGGACCCGCGCGGACGGCAGCCTGGTGCCGCTCGCCGAGCAGGACCGGAGGCTGTGGGACACCGGCCTGATCACCGAGGGCGTGCACGTGCTCCAGGCGGCCCTCGCGCGCGATCGGCCGGGGCAGTTCCAGGCCCAGGCCGCCATCGCAGCGCTGCACGCCGACGCCCAGACGGCCGACGAGACCGACTGGGTGCAGATCGTCGAGTGGTACGACGAACTGCTGCGCTTCACCGACAACCCGGTGGTCCGCCTCAACCGCGCCGTCGCGGTCGGCGAGGCCGACGGCGCACGGGCCGGGCTGGCCGCGCTGGCGGAGCTCGACCCCGGGCTGCCCAGGTACACCGCCGCGTCGGCGTACCTGCACGAGCGGGCCGGAGACCGGGCGACGGCGGCCCGGCTCTACGCCAAAGCGGCCCGGGCGGCATCCAACCTGCGCGAATGCGAGCACCTCACCCGGCAGGCGGCCCGGCTGAACGCCCAGCTTCGCTAAGAAGTTGCTGCGGGGAATATCCCACGTGCAACTAGTTTGCTACGGTCGGCTTCGTGACCGACGAGCCGTTCGACGACCCCCGGCTGACCGTGGTCGGGCTGCTGATCGAGGTCCACGCCGGGCTGATCGCGGAGCTGACCGCGGTGCACGCCGAGCACGGCCTGGCGGGCAGTGACTTCGACGCGCTGCTGCGGCTGGCCCGATCGCCCGGGCGGAGCCTGCGGATGAGCGACCTCGCGACCCAGACCGGCCTGTCGACGAGCGGCGTCACCCGGATCGTCGATCGGCTGGAGCGCCGGGGGCTCGTGCGCAGGGACTTCTGTGCGACCGACCGGCGCAGCTGCTGGGCCGTGCTCACCGACGCCGGTCACGACGCCCTTCGCGGCGAGCTGCCCGCGCTGCTGGCTGTCATCCAGCGGCGTGTCGTCGATCCGCTCAGCCCGGCCGAGCTGGACGGCCTCGCGCAGGGGCTGCGAGCGCTGCGCGACGCGGTCCGGCCCGGCGCCGCGACGACAACCGAGGGAGAAGGCGCTGATCATGCTGAACCATGAGGACGTGTTCGAGCGGGCGTGGGCCGACCCCGCCAACACCCGCTTCACCCTGCCGCCGGTGGACGTCAACCAGGTGCTCGCCGAGCGGTACCGCCTCGACGAGCCGCTGGTGTTCACCCGGACCATGTTGTGGGACAACGAGGTCCGGAAAGCGCGGCGGCCGGACCTGTTCATCCCGTTCGTCGTCGAGCCGGGCAGCGCGGCGGCCTGGGGCGGAGCGGATGTGTTCGTCCGGCGCTCCCGGCAACGCCGGTGGCTGGACCCGGCCACCTACGGACTCGTGCTGGAACAGACCCGGCTCGACCACGCCCGTCAGGCCGTGACGTTCATCGGCACCGCGGAGTGCGCCGACGAGCACGGCGAGCGGCTGCACGCCGACACCGGCCAGCCGATCTTCCACGTGGAGCACGCGGTGGGCGGTGAGGAGGACCGGCCGCTGAACCTGTGGCGCATCGTCCACCTCACTGACGCGCCGAACGAGCGGATCGTCGAGGTCTTCGACAGGATCGCCGGTTCGCCTTGGTTGCCGGAGTTCGTCGAGATCTACGTTCGTGATGTGCTTGGGCGGAAGCTCGATCGGGTCTGACTGTTTGTTGGTTGGCTGATTCCGGCGCGGGCTGGGCTTCCGGTGGGGTTGGCTGGTTCCGGTGACGTTGGCTGGTTCCAGGGGGTCGGCTGGTTCCGGCGGGGTTGGCTGGTTCCAGCGGGGGTCGGCTTGACCTGGGGCCCCTTGCGCGTGCCCGTGGGCCTTTCGGGGGCACGGGATGAAACTCCGGCCCTCGCGGGAAGCGTATGGCACGCGCACCCCAGGTAAAGCCGACCGTCCCAGCTTTACCTCGCGCCAGCTGGAACCGGCTTTCGTTTGCTGAAACCGTTGGGGCGTAAGGGAAAGTGCACTCCGTAGAGCCATGATCCACTATTTGCAGACGCTAAAATAAGGGTATGGCCGCTGCCGATATCGAAGACGACCTCGTCGCCGCCTACGCCGCGATCGGTAAGGCTGTCGCGGACTTCGCCTTAACCCTGATGAAGCTCTATGACGACCTCGATCCGCAAGTGCAGCAGTACGCGGGGGATGTCTTGATGCCGCTGCTGCGTGTCTCCCAGGTCAAGGGCAACAAACTTGTCGACCGGGCGATGTCGCTGGTGGAGCACCGGGTGGTGTTGGAGGCGTTGTCGGAGGGTCGGATCGATGAGGGCAAGGCGTTGATGATCATCGATCAGGTCAGTGTCCTGGACGCGGCCAACCAGGCGATTGCTGAACCGGTGCTGATTGCGCATGCGGCCACGCATAACTACACCGCGTCTCAACGGTATGCCCGGCGGTATGTCCTCAAGCTTGACGCTGAAGCGGCGTTGCGGCGTCATGAGGAGAAGCGGAAGCAGCGGTTGGTGGAGAAGTTCAACCTCGACGACGGCATGTGCTCGCTGCGTGTCGTCCTGCCCGCCCTCGACGCGGCCTTGGCCTTCGATCGGATCGACCGCATCGCGCGGGCACTACCGAAAGACGACCGAACGCTGGACCAGAAACGATCCGATGTCGCCGCGGATCTGTTGATGGGCAAGGAAACACCCGCCCCGCAGGGTGAGGTGTGCGTGAACCTCACGATGCCGATCACCAACATCCTCGGCTTGACCACAGACCCGGTCATGCTCGCCGGGTACGGGCCGCTGCCCGCGGAGATCGTGGCGGATGTCGCGGCGAATGGGATCTGGAAGCGCATCCTGACAGACCCAGTGACGGGGATGGCCGAGCACATCACCACCTACCGGCCGACCCAGGCGCAACGGGAGTTGATCAACGCGCGGTATCCGACGTGCACGATGGTCGGCTGCAACCAGCCCGCGCACCGCTGCGACCTGGATCATTGTTGCCCGTTCGATGGCACCAACACCACCATCGCGAACCTGCGGCCCAAGTGCAGGCACCATCACCGGATGAAGACCCACTCCCGTTGGTCCTGTGAGAACCGGCCGGATGGGACGCATGTATGGACGACGCCGAGTGGCAGGGTGATCGAGACCGAACTCGAACCCATCGCCGAACCCGCACCGTTCTAGGGCGAGTCTTGCTACCAGGTCAACGCGCTACGCAGCACACGGGGTTGTCGTCGAGGCGTGAACCGCGCGGGACAGGGCGCCATCGCGCACGAGCGCGGTCGCGGCCTCGACGTCCGGCGTCATGTACCGGTCGTCGGTGAGCGGCTGGATGCGTTGGCGCACCAGCGAGTGGATGGCGGACGTGCCGCGACCGGGATCCAGTGCGGTCATCTTCGGCCGGATGAGGTCGATGCCCTGTGCGCCCAGCATGACCTGTACGCCGAGCACCGTGTCCAGCCTCGAGGTTCGCGGCGAGGTTGCGCATGGACGCCATGGCCATGGTGTTGTGGTCCTCCTGGCCGCCCTTGACGGGCCGGGACAACGTGCCCGCCGGGTTCGCGGCGAGCTGCATCTCCGGCACGAGCGCGGAGGCCACGGTCACCACCTGCACCATGCCCGAGTTCAGGCCGACCGGCCCGCCCGCCAGGTTCGCGGGCAGGCCGTAGCTCCACTTCGGCGCGATCAGCCTGCCGGACAGGTTCTCCGACAGCACGCCGAGATCGGCCACCTGGGCGTTGAGCGCGTCGATCTCGTGGCCGATCCGCGCGGCGGCCCAGTTGCCGCCCATGACGAACTCGTAGCCGCCGCCGGGCTTGGCGAACAGCAACGGGTTGGAGGTGGACGCGTTCACCTCCCGAGTCACGGTTTCCCTTGCGGTGTGCAGGGTTTGGCGGAACGCGCCGAGGACGTGCGGGGCGGCGCGTACCGAAGTGGCGTCCTGGACCCGCGGATCGGCCTCCCCGGAGACGCGGCGTCCTTCGTCGGTCATCCAGCGTGTTCCGCACACCAGCGAACGGATCTGCCGTGCGGCTTCGACCTCTTCGGGGATGCGCCGCTCGGTGTGGGTGCGCTCGTCGAACGCGCCCTGCTCCGCCCGCGTCGCTTCGAGGAACAGCGCGAACGCGGCCGCGAAGCTGTCGAGGGCCTGCCCGGATCGGTCGATCGCGTCGATGTAGCGCGCGGTGAGCACGCTTCCTCCGCTGACCACCGGCAACGCCTCACCGGCCTCCAGCGCGAACTGCTGCGGAAGTCCAGCTGTCCGGAAGGCCGCACTCGCGGGAAGCTGCCTGCCGCGGAAGAGAACCGGGACGTCCTCGCCCATCATGGCCAGGCCCGCCGCTGCCATCGGCTGGAGGTCACCGGTGCCGAGCGAGCCGATCTCGGGCATCACCGGGACGATCCCCACGTTGACCAGGCCGAGCATCCGGTCCACCAACTCGGGCCGAACACCCATGGCCGCCCGCGCCATCGCATTCGCCCGCAGCACCAGAGCCAGCCGCGCGATGGGGAAGGGCAGTGCCGGGCCGACTCCGGCGGCGTGCGAGCGCAGCACCCGTCGTTGGAACTCGCGCTGCTCATCCAGGCCGAGCGGGCGGCCCTTCAACGGTCCCAACGCCTGGTTCCACCCGTAAACCCGTTGTCCCGCTTCGACAGTGGCCAGCGCGCCACGACGGGTGTCCACCATCTTCTGCCGCGCTTGGTCGGTCAAGCGGACAGAAACCCGGTCCGCGTGCAGGAACCGGACCATCGTCGGCCAGTCGAGGTGGTCCCCGTCCAGCTGCACAGTCACGGGCGCGGGAAGCCCGGCAGCAGAGGCGGGCACGACGAGAGCGACGAGGAGGACGACGAGCGCGGCGGACCAGTTACGCATGGCTCTCCTCCGCGGCGTTGACGGAATCGATGTGCCGGAACAGAGCGGGAAGCGAGGCCAGGCAGGCGACGACGCCGAGGGTCACCCAGAGCGCGGGCGCGTACACGGTGAACCGCGCGATGGCCCAGGTCAGCAGTGCCGGGGTGAACCCGGCGAAGAAGATCGCGGCGACGTTGTAGCTCAGCGCCAGCCCGGTCGTGCGCACCGAAGCGGGGAAGACGCGCGGCATCGTGGACGGAGCGACACCGACGAACGCCGCGACGTTGGCGCACAACACGGAGTGCACGACGACGAGCACTGGAACGCTCGGCACCGCGTGCAGCAACAGCAAGCACAGCAAAGGAATCACGAGCAAACCGCTCGCACCCCACGTCAACACCCGTCGCGGACCGAACTGGTCGGCGGCGCGTCCGGCGACGATGCAGCCGATCACCAGCACGACATTGCCCACGAGCGACGCCAGGAACGACTGTTGCGAGGTGAACCCCAACCCGGCGGCCGGATCGCGGTAGTAGGTCGGCAGGTAGATCACCAAAGCGTAGACGCAGACGGTCCACAGCACGGAGACGTCGAGCAGCTCGCCGTCGTTGATCCGCGGGAACCGGATCGGGTCGGTGTCGAACAACGACACCTTGAAGCCGACGACACCCGCGCCGACCAGGTCCTCGGCCCGGCGCCAGCCACCACCCGGTTCGAGCGTGCCGAGCAGCGCGACGTCGACAACCGCCTCGGCGTCGACCTTCTCCAGCTTCGTCTTCAACCGCTCCACGGTGTTGATCGGCCTCGAGGCGTCGAAGGGCATCTCCACGATCGTCGTCACCCCGCCCGCCGCCGCGGCCGAAGTCGACGCGCGCAGGCCCTCACCGGCGTGGGAGTAGGAGTGCACGTGCGCGTCCACCACACCGGGCAGCACGTACGACTCGCCGACGTCGATCAGGCGCGCGCTGCCGGTGTCGGGCAGGTCGCCGGTGTGCGCCTCGGTGATCACGCCGTCGCGGATGAACACCGCTCCGCGCTCGAAGGAACCCTTCGCCGTGTGGACCACCCCGGCGATGACGGTGTCGGCTGTCGTTCCCATAGCGGGAAGCTAGACAGCGCCCCGAACGCCGACCTATCCCATTCCCGTGGATCGGGAATTCAGCGGCCCACGAACACCCAGAACAGCTCGGCCGGGATGTCGCCGGCGTTGAAGATGCGGTGGGGGAGTTGGGGATCGAGCGTGACCGTGTCGCCTGGGCCGAGCTCGTGGGTCTCGTCCCCGACGGTGACGCCGAGCCGTCCGGAGTGCACGTAGCCGTACTCGCCGCCGCCGTGCCGCATGGCGGAGTCCGGAGCGCCCGACACCCCGCCCACCTCGAAGACGATCCGGAGGAAGCGGAGCGCGCGCTCGTGGTCAACGCCGAGAAGGGTGTAGGTGACGCCCTCGCCCAGCGGCATCACGGAGTGCTCGCCGTTGCGCCGCACGGTGACCGGCTCGGCCGGAGCGGCGGGCGTGAACAGGCCGTCGAGGGTCACGCCCAGCTCGTTGGCGATCGCGTAGAGGGTGCTGACCGAGGGGCGGCTGATCCCCTTCTCGATCTGGCTGATCATGCTGCCGCTCACGCCGATGCGGCGGCCCAGCTCGCGCACGCCCAGCCCGGCGGCCGCGCGGGCCGAGCGCAGGCGCTCGCCGAGCGTCTGGGGCGGGAGGGCGTCGGGCACGGTGCGACGCTACCGGGCGCAGGTGTTAAGCGCTACTTGACACTCCGGGAGCGGCTGGGCGACCCTTGGCCGGTGGATTTCACCGCCGAGGAGTCGGCCGCCATCGTCAGCGCCAGCTTCGACGCCGCCCCGGACCCGCGCGCCCGCGAGGTGCTGCAAGCCCTGACCCGGCACCTGCACGCCTTCGTGCGCGAGGTCCGCCCGAGCATGGCCGAGTGGGAGAAGGCGATCGACTTCCTCACCCGCACCGGCCAGGCGTGCACCGGCACGCGCCAGGAGTTCATCCTGCTCTCCGACGTGCTCGGCGTGTCGATGCTGGTGGAGACGCTGGAGGCGGAGGGCGTGACCACCGAGGCCACCCCGGCCACGGTGCTCGGCCCGTTCCACATGGTCGCCAGCCCGCCGCGTGGACTCGGTGACTCCGTCGACCTCGTCGCGGACGGCACGCCCTGCGTCATCGAGGGCCGGATCACCGACACCGACGGCAATCCGTTGCCTGGCGCGAGCGTGGACGTGTGGCAGGCCGATGACAAGGGCTTCTACGACGTGCAGCAACCCGGAACCCTGCCCGAGGGCAACGGTCGCGGCTTGTTCACCGCGGACGAGGACGGTTGCTACTGGTTCCGCACGGTGCGTCCCGCGCCCTACCCGATTCCCGTCGACGGCCCGGTCGGCGAGCTGCTGGCCGCGGCCGGGCGGCATCCCTATCGGCCCGCGCACGTGCACTTCATCGTTGCGGCAGAAGGACATCATGCGGTGACCACGCACGCGTTCGACTCCGAGAGCGAGTACATCGACTCCGACACCGTGTTCGCGGTGAAGCGCGATCTCGTCGTGGACTTCGAGTCCGTCGACGATCCCGCCGAGGCCGCCCGCTACGGCGTCACCGCTCCGTTTCGCTACGCGCGCTTCGACGTGGCCCTGGCGCCGAGCAAGTAGTGCACGCCCGCGCCCAGTACGGCGCCGAGGACCGGAGCGGTGAGGTAGATCCAGAGGTCT
The window above is part of the Allokutzneria albata genome. Proteins encoded here:
- a CDS encoding dioxygenase family protein is translated as MDFTAEESAAIVSASFDAAPDPRAREVLQALTRHLHAFVREVRPSMAEWEKAIDFLTRTGQACTGTRQEFILLSDVLGVSMLVETLEAEGVTTEATPATVLGPFHMVASPPRGLGDSVDLVADGTPCVIEGRITDTDGNPLPGASVDVWQADDKGFYDVQQPGTLPEGNGRGLFTADEDGCYWFRTVRPAPYPIPVDGPVGELLAAAGRHPYRPAHVHFIVAAEGHHAVTTHAFDSESEYIDSDTVFAVKRDLVVDFESVDDPAEAARYGVTAPFRYARFDVALAPSK